A single region of the Carassius gibelio isolate Cgi1373 ecotype wild population from Czech Republic chromosome A14, carGib1.2-hapl.c, whole genome shotgun sequence genome encodes:
- the LOC128026894 gene encoding glutamine amidotransferase-like class 1 domain-containing protein 3, mitochondrial isoform X2: protein MAKRVAVILSGCGVYDGTEVHEASAVLVHLSRAGAKVQMFAPDVEMMHVVNHCEGKPGTDKRNVLQESARIARGDVTDLVKLDVGAFDALIIPGGFGVAKNLSDWATKGKDYSIKPEVDKIIKAFHKAKKPMGMCCISPVLAAKAIPGCELTVGHDSECEKWPYAQVAKAMAELGCKHLNKNVGEVHIDSKNKLVTTSAFMCNAPIHEVFDGLGIMVKEVLKLA, encoded by the exons ATGGCCAAGCGCGTGGCGGTGATTCTGTCCGGCTGTGGAGTGTATGACGGCACAGAGGTTCACGAGGCGTCCGCTGTGCTGGTGCACCTCAGTCGAGCAGGTGCCAAG GTCCAGATGTTTGCGCCTGATGTTGAGATGATGCATGTAGTTAACCACTGTGAAGGAAAGCCCGGGACGGACAAGAGGAACGTGCTGCAGGAGAGCGCGCGCATCGCCCGGGGTGACGTCACTGACCTGGTCAAGCTGGATGTCGGCGCCTTTGATGCTCTCATTATTCCAG GTGGTTTTGGAGTGGCTAAAAACCTGAGTGACTGGGCCACCAAAGGCAAGGATTACTCAATCAAACCTGAGGTTGATAAGATCATTAAAGCTTTCCATAAAGCGAAGAAACCCATGGGCATGTGTTGCATCTCTCCTGTGCTGGCAGCCAAAGCTATTCCAGGATGTGAGCTGACCGTCGGCCACGACTCAGAGTGTGAGAA GTGGCCGTACGCTCAGGTGGCTAAAGCCATGGCCGAACTGGGCTGCAAACACTTGAATAAGAATGTCGGCGAGGTGCATATTGATTCCAAGAACAAACTGGTGACTACGAGTGCGTTCATGTGCAACGCTCCTATCcatgaggtctttgatggtctggGTATCATGGTCAAAGAAGTTCTCAAACTAGCCTAA
- the LOC128026894 gene encoding glutamine amidotransferase-like class 1 domain-containing protein 3, mitochondrial isoform X1 produces the protein MLKRNTQQERTSLHFTVISTPLASAAGKMAKRVAVILSGCGVYDGTEVHEASAVLVHLSRAGAKVQMFAPDVEMMHVVNHCEGKPGTDKRNVLQESARIARGDVTDLVKLDVGAFDALIIPGGFGVAKNLSDWATKGKDYSIKPEVDKIIKAFHKAKKPMGMCCISPVLAAKAIPGCELTVGHDSECEKWPYAQVAKAMAELGCKHLNKNVGEVHIDSKNKLVTTSAFMCNAPIHEVFDGLGIMVKEVLKLA, from the exons ATGCTCAAGCGAAACACTCAGCAGGAAcgcacttcacttcacttcactgtcATCTCAACTCCTCTAGCAAG TGCAGCAGGCAAGATGGCCAAGCGCGTGGCGGTGATTCTGTCCGGCTGTGGAGTGTATGACGGCACAGAGGTTCACGAGGCGTCCGCTGTGCTGGTGCACCTCAGTCGAGCAGGTGCCAAG GTCCAGATGTTTGCGCCTGATGTTGAGATGATGCATGTAGTTAACCACTGTGAAGGAAAGCCCGGGACGGACAAGAGGAACGTGCTGCAGGAGAGCGCGCGCATCGCCCGGGGTGACGTCACTGACCTGGTCAAGCTGGATGTCGGCGCCTTTGATGCTCTCATTATTCCAG GTGGTTTTGGAGTGGCTAAAAACCTGAGTGACTGGGCCACCAAAGGCAAGGATTACTCAATCAAACCTGAGGTTGATAAGATCATTAAAGCTTTCCATAAAGCGAAGAAACCCATGGGCATGTGTTGCATCTCTCCTGTGCTGGCAGCCAAAGCTATTCCAGGATGTGAGCTGACCGTCGGCCACGACTCAGAGTGTGAGAA GTGGCCGTACGCTCAGGTGGCTAAAGCCATGGCCGAACTGGGCTGCAAACACTTGAATAAGAATGTCGGCGAGGTGCATATTGATTCCAAGAACAAACTGGTGACTACGAGTGCGTTCATGTGCAACGCTCCTATCcatgaggtctttgatggtctggGTATCATGGTCAAAGAAGTTCTCAAACTAGCCTAA
- the LOC128026865 gene encoding uncharacterized protein LOC128026865 — protein sequence MRMAESESLHFSIGVLGISGGSLLLLVNDYASSPEDPLITDTALGVLLLIFAALLAYSGVRRSQSHNVLFGSLCLTVSALWCGSGLVHILAGENIINSSRGLRDAMVPGLAAFTLALLVICIVAVLCHEVVLSFIALSLCLACAHRIAGLADSAFGHSSTAVCYLMVCFVGAYFGSGRLLSYITQRKIVLPGTFNKDSMKPTRHQEANDVVAVGVIMNLLSASVLACPLLGVVPKLFSGHVPWLWTAGVFQLGVCVKSYRSMDTLAATFYGFTSILRFTEGYATLVVHFTNQVPYSPVPFPVVFSVLFFILALFNLQGGFVNSIYQLFFVAYCIAIASEPQSFFQRGTQGVQAAIFVASAFVLFITLYNMASSNKIPTGAGFLKNLLARSNRFVLQTNGKELHAPYLGYSKYADAEVLGHGCSVLAAFSITASLTSGNPLAILILPWAVVSGGVLHLISGSVAFARGKTLESTTFVLYGIMWTVWGLTRFGGLYGDVRGLHLAVGIISFMLFNVLVTAGALFLNKAWFIYTFTFQLILISFLLDALDVLPYGYDIGVTIILGLVSFYMFLASIFNCTFKSPQMPFGDPFIKLSGFGGGKDSCPHLPARKSSSVQQIAEIMKNGGICGMPTDTVYVLVAACNRPQAVEKAYRVKKQAKERPMSLWISSIKQLEPVRDQISPLLWDFMEAAWPSSISLVIARAPWMEFFGLGDSSKYIGTPQSIAIRNPDCTVATHLINAVGPIAVTSANPTGEADTTHHNQVYAKLGDKVDGVLCDGPSPENIASTVVDCTKIESGQIGFFRVGLIPKSKVLQIFEEIQKKHMHGQMNGAFEKDISQSLRQT from the exons ATGAGAATGGCGGAGTCCGAGTCACTGCACTTCTCCATCGGAGTCCTGGGCATCTCCGGGG GTTCTTTGTTGCTTCTGGTGAATGACTACGCGAGCTCTCCAGAGGATCCTCTGATCACAGACACTGCTTTAGGAGTTCTGCTCCTCATATTCGCTGCTCTCTTGGCTTATTCGG GTGTTCGACGCAGCCAGTCCCACAATGTCCTCTTTGGTAGTCTGTGTCTGACAGTCTCTGCTCTTTGGTGTGGTTCAGGTTTAGTGCACATACTTGCAGGTGAAAACATAATAAATAGCAGCAGAGGTCTGCGAGATGCCATGGTGCCAGGCCTTGCAGCTTTCACTCTGGCACTGCTTGTCATCTGCATCGTGGCTGTTTTATGTCACGAGGTTGTCCTCTCATTCATCGCCCTAAGCTTATGTCTAGCGTGCGCCCACCGGATTGCAGGTCTGGCAGATTCGGCCTTCGGACACTCATCCACCGCCGTCTGCTACCTCATGGTCTGTTTTGTGGGTGCTTACTTCGGAAGCGGCCGTTTGTTGTCTTACATCACACAGAGAAAGATCGTGCTACCTGGAACATTTAACAAAGATAGCATGAAACCAACACGCCATCAAGAGGCTAATGATGTTGTGGCAGTCGGAGTGATCATGAACTTGTTGTCAGCTAGTGTGCTAGCTTGTCCTCTGCTTGGTGTTGTCCCCAAGCTCTTCTCTGGCCATGTGCCCTGGCTGTGGACCGCTGGTGTCTTCCAGCTGGGTGTGTGTGTTAAGAGCTACAGATCTATGGACACCCTGGCAGCCACTTTCTATGGTTTCACATCCATCCTGAGGTTCACTGAAGGCTACGCCACGCTAGTGGTTCACTTCACAAACCAAGTGCCCTATTCCCCAGTGCCGTTCCCAGTTGTATTCTCAGTGTTGTTTTTCATCCTGGCCTTGTTTAACTTGCAGGGAGGGTTTGTGAATAGCATCTACCAGCTGTTTTTTGTGGCATACTGTATCGCAATCGCATCTGAACCCCAAAGCTTCTTTCAGAGGGGAACACAAGGCGTACAGGCCGCCATATTTGTTGCCTCCGCTTTTGTGCTCTTTATAACCCTTTATAACATGGCTTCCTCAAACAAGATCCCTACAGGTGCAGGCTTCCTCAAGAACCTGTTGGCCCGCAGTAATAGATTTGTCTTACAAACCAATGGTAAAGAGCTACACGCTCCCTACCTGGGCTACTCTAAATATGCAGATGCTGAGGTGTTGGGCCACGGCTGCAGTGTCCTGGCCGCATTTTCGATCACAGCCTCGCTTACTAGTGGAAACCCCTTGGCTATTCTGATCCTGCCTTGGGCAGTGGTTTCTGGTGGTGTGCTGCACCTGATATCTGGCTCTGTTGCATTTGCTCGAGGAAAGACCCTAGAGAGTACGACTTTCGTTCTTTATGGTATCATGTGGACAGTGTGGGGACTGACGCGCTTCGGAGGCCTCTATGGAGATGTGCGTGGCCTACACCTAGCTGTGGGGATCATCAGTTTCATGCTCTTCAATGTGTTAGTTACAGCTGGAGCCCTGTTTCTCAACAAGGCTTGGTTCATCTACACCTTTACCTTCCAACTCATCCTCATTAGCTTCTTATTGGATGCATTAGACGTGCTGCCCTACGGCTACGACATCGGCGTGACCATTATCCTCGGGCTGGTCAGCTTCTACATGTTCCTGGCCAGCATTTTCAACTGCACCTTTAAAAGTCCACAAATGCCTTTCGGTGATCCTTTCATCAAGTTGAGCGGCTTTGGAGGAGGTAAAGACAGCTGTCCTCACCTTCCAGCCAGGAAGTCCTCATCCGTTCAGCAAATTGCAG AGATCATGAAGAACGGGGGCATATGTGGAATGCCCACAGACACCGTCTATGTGCTTGTGGCAGCGTGCAATCGCCCACAAGCTGTTGAAAAGGCATATAG GGTAAAGAAACAGGCTAAAGAACGACCCATGTCCTTATGGATTTCGTCTATTAAGCAGTTGGAGCCAGTCAGGGACCAGATCAGCCCTCTTCTCTGGGACTTTATGGAAGCTGCTTGGCCATCATCCATTAGCTTAGTTATAGCTAGAG CACCATGGATGGAATTCTTTGGATTGGGCGACTCGTCTAAATATATCGGCACACCGCAAAGCATAGCTATAAGAAATCCAGATTGTACTGTGGCTACACACCTCATAAATGCA GTTGGTCCCATTGCAGTCACTTCTGCTAATCCCACTGGTGAGGCAGATACTACCCATCATAACCAAGTTTATGCAAAACTTGGTGACAAG GTAGATGGTGTGCTGTGTGATGGACCATCGCCAGAGAATATCGCCTCCACAGTGGTAGACTGCACCAAAATCGAGAGTGGCCAGATTGGATTTTTCCGTGTCGGTCTTATTCCTAAATCTAAG GTTCTTCAGATCTTCGAGGAGATTCAGAAGAAGCACATGCACGGTCAGATGAATGGAGCTTTTGAGAAGGACATCTCACAGTCTCTCAGACAAACTTGA
- the LOC128026864 gene encoding uncharacterized protein LOC128026864, whose translation MASASGFPASFYGEPGVLGLLANGISAFLVLLQNFHGARTGVPAEGVENILAGVHLILIGGVCQLVAGLLSFRKYDHLSGTSFVGYAALWGSYGATRIFIGANQQSPNLFNESTLINNTIQDLFADTSINTTDISMFIKESAIAGLVPYILLSFLLAFCSATVNYIMPFVFGAITLTLVFEAVGLVAGWALVVSGVLELIILLFAMYGSSALLIKGLAQRYVLKGFGNPLFNVLLLGTTNASSSQSLGQEKKKNTKYAEPMALGFFCDTVSPFILAFYAFNYFPSVSVAAIWITINSAAQLLSSYYAYLRQDCYHASKFGLHCMFWLVKTWEEHVVSVTIGRTEAGEVRHAMVGNWFFVSAALVLCIASLHKDTLELVHNSFFVLVTISTISQIPIDWYYIFFGVTCSLFTLLSYYGTFARLINTIAEKSLIPVGPQPVSTESLQKYLSYLKRSKIDECEDKGALLPDALFYLSNGVAALSSIHSSQPGLAFFDLTVPWVLIPGAITQAYVSRLQVQGGQRFGSVIPSFYVAIWATWSWFRFAGHRLQISTESGNGFAAGAIAFLVINAFLILVAAYRNLVLLALTTVMEVIIVCFLLSTLGQLPYQLEVAMLAIFAIICLYGMLASLVNSIFSNTLIPVGPSLIKNKKKKESETTNPCFIANSRETSGLLKIAKSLENSGVCGIPTDTVYALAASCKNPSAIEKIYSIKDRPAEKPICICISSVEQLVAAKPPFSSLLWEFMRNVYPGGISCIVPKGEWLLKLGVGPAYDRVGTKDSIMIRVPDHTITVHLCEFTGPLAITSANPSGEADSTHHDMVINRLGCKIAGVLCDGESNELVASTVVNCLKIDEGTISIVREGCVPALKVRQIFERVKSNMV comes from the exons ATGGCATCAGCAAGTGGCTTTCCGGCAAGTTTTTATGGAGAGCCGGGTGTGCTTGGGCTCCTGGCCAATGGCATCAGTGCTTTCCTTGTCCTACTGCAGAACTTCCATGGGGCCAGGACTGGCGTTCCTGCAGAGGGAGTGGAAAACATATTAGCAG GTGTCCATCTCATTCTAATTGGTGGAGTGTGTCAGCTAGTGGCAGGCCTGCTGTCTTTCCGAAAATATGACCATCTGAGTGGGACATCCTTTGTAGGATACGCAGCGCTGTGGGGCAGTTATGGGGCCACAAGAATTTTCATAGGTGCCAACCAACAAAGTCCAAACCTGTTCAATGAATCAACATTGATAAATAACACCATTCAAGATCTGTTCGCAGACACTAGTATTAACACAACCGACATTTCAATGTTCATCAAAGAGTCTGCCATTGCTGGGCTGGTGCCTTACATCCTGCTTTCCTTTCTGCTGGCCTTCTGTTCAGCAACTGTAAACTACATCATGCCCTTTGTGTTTGGGGCCATCACCCTGACACTGGTATTTGAGGCTGTGGGTCTGGTGGCAGGGTGGGCTCTGGTGGTCTCTGGGGTGCTGGAGCTCATAATCCTGCTCTTTGCTATGTATGGCTCATCAGCCCTGCTAATCAAGGGCCTGGCCCAACGCTACGTGCTAAAGGGTTTTGGAAACCCTCTCTTTAACGTACTGCTACTAGGAACCACTAACGCAAGTAGCTCCCAAAGCTTGGgtcaagagaagaagaagaacacgAAGTATGCTGAACCGATGGCCTTGGGGTTCTTCTGTGACACAGTCTCGCCATTTATCTTGGCCTTCTATGCCTTTAATTACTTCCCGTCGGTCTCAGTAGCTGCCATCTGGATAACTATAAATTCTGCTGCTCAGCTTCTATCTAGCTATTACGCATACCTGCGTCAAGACTGCTACCATGCATCCAAGTTTGGCCTGCACTGTATGTTTTGGTTGGTGAAGACCTGGGAAGAGCATGTGGTGTCAGTAACCATTGGCCGGACCGAAGCTGGTGAAGTAAGGCACGCCATGGTTGGCAACTGGTTCTTTGTGTCTGCTGCCTTGGTGCTTTGCATTGCAAGTCTACACAAAGACACTCTTGAGCTAGTCCACAACTCATTTTTTGTCCTGGTGACAATATCAACCATCTCCCAGATTCCCATTGACTGGTACTACATCTTTTTTGGAGTGACCTGCTCCCTCTTCACGCTCCTGTCCTACTATGGCACCTTTGCTCGCCTCATCAACACCATTGCCGAAAAGTCCTTGATCCCAGTTGGACCCCAGCCTGTTTCCACCGAATCCCTACAGAAATATCTCAGTTACCTCAAAAGATCCAAAATAGATGAGTGTGAGGATAAAGGTGCACTGCTCCCCGATGCTTTATTCTATCTTTCCAATGGAGTGGCCGCACTCTCATCCATCCATAGCAGTCAGCCCGGCCTGGCCTTTTTCGACCTAACTGTGCCCTGGGTACTCATCCCAGGAGCAATCACTCAGGCCTACGTCAGTCGACTACAGGTACAAGGTGGCCAGAGATTTGGCTCTGTGATTCCATCCTTTTATGTGGCTATTTGGGCAACTTGGAGCTGGTTTAGGTTTGCAg GACATCGTTTGCAAATATCCACAGAGTCAGGAAACGGATTTGCAGCTGGGGCAATAGCATTCCTGGTCATTAACGCTTTCTTGATTCTAGTTG CGGCCTACAGAAATCTTGTTCTTTTGGCATTGACCACTGTCATGGAGGTCATCATAGTTTGTTTTCTCCTCTCTACTCTTGGGCAACTGCCCTATCAGCTAGAAG TTGCCATGCTAGCAATTTTCGCCATCATATGTTTGTATGGCATGCTAGCATCCCTTGTGAACAGTATCTTCTCCAATACCCTGATTCCAGTTGGACCTTCCCTTATCAAG AACAAGAAAAAGAAGGAATCTGAGACCACAAATCCATGCTTCATCGCCAATTCTCGGGAAACCAGTGGTCTCCTCAAGATTGCCAAATCGTTGGAAAACAGTGGAGTGTGTGGCATTCCTACAGATACGGTCTATGCCTTGGCTGCTTCATGCAAGAACCCCAGTGCAATTGAGAAGATCTACTCTATCAAA GACCGTCCTGCAGAAAAGCCAATTTGCATTTGTATCTCAAGTGTGGAGCAACTTGTGGCCGCCAAACCTCCTTTCAGCTCTCTGCTCTGGGAGTTCATGAGAAACGTCTACCCCGGAGGCATTAGTTGCATTGTCCCAAAGGGTGAATGGCTACTCAAACTAG GTGTGGGTCCTGCATATGACCGTGTGGGTACCAAAGATAGCATTATGATTAGAGTACCTGACCACACCATCACTGTTCACCTGTGTGAATTCACTGGCCCATTGGCCATTACATCAGCCAATCCCAGTGGAGAAGCTGACAGTACCCACCATGATATGGTCATCAA CCGTCTTGGTTGTAAGATTGCCGGAGTCCTGTGTGATGGTGAATCTAATGAGTTGGTGGCATCAACTGTAGTGAACTGCCTCAAAATTGATGAAG GAACTATCAGCATTGTTCGTGAAGGTTGTGTGCCTGCACTGAAAGTGAGGCAGATTTTTGAAAGAGTAAAAAGTAACATGGTGTAG